One window of Methanothermobacter tenebrarum genomic DNA carries:
- the hycI gene encoding hydrogenase maturation peptidase HycI: MNIKKELEKFLKGYKKILILTVGNELRGDDGLGPAIAKKLSKNGNFTVIDGGTVPENFTGKIKKENPTHIIIIDAVEMGAKPGTIKIIEKDKIANYNISTHAMPLSFLIDYLQAHKSYRIILIGIQPKRLDFSTRISEPVRESMGKLISILNKTIQ; encoded by the coding sequence ATGAATATAAAAAAAGAACTTGAAAAATTCCTCAAAGGCTATAAGAAGATCCTCATTCTCACCGTTGGAAACGAGCTAAGGGGAGATGATGGCCTAGGACCGGCCATCGCAAAAAAACTTTCAAAAAATGGAAACTTCACAGTAATAGATGGTGGCACAGTACCCGAAAACTTCACAGGGAAAATCAAAAAAGAGAACCCAACACATATCATAATTATAGATGCTGTGGAGATGGGAGCCAAACCAGGCACAATAAAAATCATAGAAAAGGATAAAATAGCCAATTACAACATATCAACCCATGCAATGCCATTATCATTCCTCATAGATTACCTCCAAGCCCATAAAAGTTACAGGATAATCCTAATAGGGATACAACCCAAGAGATTAGACTTTTCCACTAGAATATCAGAGCCCGTGAGAGAATCCATGGGAAAACTCATCTCAATCCTCAACAAGACAATCCAGTGA
- the nikR gene encoding nickel-responsive transcriptional regulator NikR: MMRISMSLPKDLLNEFDEVLRDRGYQSRSKGIRDAIKDYIVRYQWMKEMEGERVGVIAVIYDHHYTGVMEDLADIQHAYREYISAVMHVHMTERHCLEVIVVKGDVEKIRELTEKMMRLKGVEHVRLISTSTGKDIEHEK, encoded by the coding sequence ATGATGCGTATAAGCATGTCATTACCAAAGGATTTGCTTAACGAATTTGATGAGGTATTACGTGATAGGGGCTACCAGTCAAGGTCTAAGGGTATAAGGGATGCTATAAAGGATTATATAGTCCGTTACCAGTGGATGAAGGAGATGGAAGGAGAGAGGGTGGGTGTGATCGCAGTAATCTATGATCATCACTATACTGGTGTCATGGAAGATCTTGCGGACATACAACATGCCTACCGCGAATATATAAGTGCTGTTATGCACGTGCACATGACAGAAAGGCACTGCCTCGAAGTCATAGTGGTTAAGGGGGATGTTGAAAAAATCCGTGAACTGACAGAGAAGATGATGAGACTTAAGGGAGTTGAACATGTGAGACTGATAAGCACATCCACGGGCAAGGACATAGAACATGAAAAATGA
- a CDS encoding methyltransferase domain-containing protein, whose amino-acid sequence MRFFVTAYHHNLLRDYERLSGFYEAIKEHAHGIVYDIGAGSGILSYFAAPYSKTVFAIEKDEKIASYASRNLEGLPNVRVVNRDVLLYDFPFQADTIICEMLDTALIDEEQVPVVNKCLEHLKEDGRIIPYGVINGAEAIEMDSETIRYDENYQYKTRGSLTIYDIIKFNKRVDEKFKKTFKVPANGRINGLKITTFTLLTENIIAGPTEMMNPPLLIPLEEIKQENYMIKVTLSYKMGGGLNTIKAKIKDIEDQHEYKKRT is encoded by the coding sequence ATGAGATTCTTTGTGACAGCGTATCATCACAATCTCCTAAGGGACTATGAAAGACTTTCAGGTTTTTACGAGGCTATAAAAGAACATGCACATGGTATAGTCTATGATATAGGTGCCGGGAGCGGGATCCTATCCTACTTCGCGGCACCCTATTCTAAAACTGTTTTTGCAATAGAAAAAGATGAAAAGATAGCATCATACGCCTCCAGGAACCTTGAGGGTCTCCCAAATGTCAGGGTGGTTAACAGGGATGTTCTCTTATATGATTTCCCCTTCCAAGCCGATACCATAATCTGTGAAATGTTAGACACAGCCCTCATAGATGAAGAACAAGTACCCGTGGTAAACAAGTGCCTGGAACACTTAAAAGAAGACGGGCGGATAATACCCTATGGTGTCATCAACGGGGCTGAAGCGATAGAGATGGACTCAGAGACGATCAGATACGATGAAAACTACCAATACAAGACCAGGGGGAGTCTAACAATCTATGATATCATAAAATTCAATAAAAGAGTAGATGAAAAATTTAAAAAAACATTCAAGGTCCCGGCAAATGGTAGGATCAACGGATTAAAAATAACCACATTCACACTACTAACAGAGAATATCATAGCAGGTCCCACAGAGATGATGAACCCACCACTGCTTATACCATTGGAAGAAATCAAACAGGAAAATTACATGATAAAGGTCACCCTATCCTATAAAATGGGAGGAGGACTCAACACAATAAAAGCCAAAATCAAAGACATAGAGGACCAACATGAATATAAAAAAAGAACTTGA